The Bacillus carboniphilus genome contains a region encoding:
- a CDS encoding NADH-quinone oxidoreductase subunit D, which produces MLLNVGPQHPSTHGVFRLVIKIEGEIITEATPVIGYLHRGTEKLAEDLTYTQIIPYTDRMDYLSAMTNNYVLCHAVETLMGLEVPEKAEFLRVIAMELGRIASHLVWWGTYLLDIGAVSPFLYAFREREMIINLLTELSGARLTFNYMRIGGVKWDAPDDWIDKVRDFIPYMREQLKGYHDFVSGNEIFLNRVKGVGIYSKEEAISYSLSGANLRCTGVDWDLRKKEPYSIYERFNFNVPIRQKGDAFARYQCRLEEIEESLNIVEQAVEQFPNEGQIQAKVPRMIKPPKGEVYVRIESPRGEIGCYIASEGKKEPYRLKFRRPSFFNLQILPYLLKGENIANLITILGAIDIVLGEVDG; this is translated from the coding sequence ATGCTTTTAAATGTTGGACCTCAACATCCGAGTACGCATGGTGTATTTCGGTTAGTCATTAAAATTGAAGGAGAAATCATTACAGAAGCAACACCGGTGATTGGCTATTTACATAGGGGGACTGAAAAACTAGCTGAAGACTTGACTTATACGCAAATCATTCCCTATACAGACCGGATGGATTATTTGTCAGCAATGACCAATAATTATGTCCTTTGCCACGCCGTCGAAACGTTGATGGGTTTAGAAGTGCCAGAGAAAGCAGAATTTTTACGCGTCATTGCGATGGAGCTTGGACGAATTGCCAGTCACCTTGTCTGGTGGGGGACCTATTTATTAGATATAGGCGCGGTTAGTCCATTTCTTTATGCCTTTCGGGAGCGAGAAATGATTATAAATTTACTAACCGAATTATCGGGAGCGCGCCTAACGTTTAATTATATGAGAATAGGCGGGGTTAAATGGGATGCTCCGGATGATTGGATCGATAAGGTTCGTGACTTTATTCCTTATATGCGAGAACAGCTAAAAGGTTATCATGATTTCGTTTCAGGAAATGAAATCTTTTTAAACCGTGTAAAAGGTGTTGGGATTTATTCAAAAGAAGAAGCCATCAGCTACTCGTTAAGTGGAGCAAATCTACGCTGTACAGGGGTTGACTGGGATCTTCGCAAAAAGGAGCCATATTCAATTTATGAAAGATTTAACTTCAACGTTCCTATTAGACAAAAAGGAGATGCGTTTGCTAGGTATCAATGCCGATTAGAAGAAATAGAGGAATCCTTGAATATAGTAGAGCAGGCTGTTGAGCAGTTTCCGAATGAAGGACAAATTCAAGCGAAGGTTCCGAGGATGATCAAGCCGCCGAAAGGGGAAGTGTACGTTCGAATTGAGTCGCCAAGAGGAGAAATTGGCTGCTATATTGCCAGTGAAGGGAAAAAAGAGCCCTATCGATTAAAATTTAGAAGGCCTTCTTTTTTTAACTTGCAAATTCTTCCGTACTTATTGAAAGGTGAAAACATTGCCAACTTAATTACCATTTTAGGAGCCATCGATATTGTGCTGGGAGAGGTGGATGGATAA
- a CDS encoding NADH-quinone oxidoreductase subunit C yields the protein MLKTHPKLAFDFVSTLHGTDYGDYLEIYVHLFSFEHHQSVAIKVKIDKESPQIESLVALWPGANWPEREVFDLLGIAFLNHPNLKRILLPEEWEGHPLRKDYEPYDVEV from the coding sequence CTGTTAAAAACCCATCCAAAACTAGCTTTCGATTTTGTATCGACCTTGCATGGGACAGATTATGGAGATTACCTTGAAATTTACGTTCATTTATTTTCTTTTGAGCACCATCAATCCGTTGCGATCAAAGTAAAGATAGACAAGGAGAGCCCACAAATTGAATCACTTGTCGCGCTATGGCCAGGAGCGAATTGGCCAGAGAGGGAAGTGTTTGATTTATTGGGTATTGCCTTTCTTAATCATCCTAATTTAAAAAGAATCTTACTCCCAGAAGAATGGGAAGGACATCCTCTTAGAAAAGATTATGAGCCTTACGATGTGGAGGTGTAG
- a CDS encoding NuoB/complex I 20 kDa subunit family protein, which translates to MEKLKDNVFLTTLEQLKGWARSNSLWPLTFGLACCAIEMMGVGASHYDLDRFGSFFRTSPRQSDVMIVSGTVTKKMAPVLRRLYDQMPEPKWVIAMGSCATAGGPYVKSYAVVKGVDQVVPVDVYIPGCPPNPAALIYGINKLKVKIRQEASNKAY; encoded by the coding sequence ATGGAAAAGTTAAAGGACAATGTTTTTTTAACGACTTTGGAACAATTGAAAGGTTGGGCAAGGAGCAATTCGTTATGGCCGCTGACCTTTGGATTGGCCTGTTGTGCCATTGAGATGATGGGCGTAGGGGCTTCACATTATGATTTGGATCGCTTTGGCTCCTTTTTTCGGACATCTCCTCGTCAGTCTGATGTCATGATTGTTTCTGGTACAGTAACGAAAAAGATGGCACCTGTTTTAAGAAGGTTATATGATCAAATGCCAGAACCAAAGTGGGTTATAGCTATGGGGTCATGTGCAACTGCGGGTGGGCCTTATGTGAAATCATATGCGGTTGTCAAAGGTGTTGACCAAGTGGTTCCAGTGGATGTCTATATCCCAGGTTGTCCCCCAAATCCGGCTGCTTTAATCTACGGAATTAATAAGCTAAAGGTGAAGATAAGACAAGAGGCCTCTAATAAAGCATATTAG